In the genome of Neovison vison isolate M4711 chromosome 3, ASM_NN_V1, whole genome shotgun sequence, one region contains:
- the LOC122903183 gene encoding tubulin alpha-3 chain isoform X2, whose protein sequence is MPSDKTIGGGDDSFNTFFSETGAGKHVPRAVFVDLEPTVTRVPRILFVDEVRTGTYRQLFHPEQLITGKEDAANNYARGHYTIGKEIVDLVLDRIRKLADLCTGLQGFLIFHSFGGGTGSGFASLLMERLSVDYGKKSKLEFAIYPAPQVSTAVVEPYNSILTTHTTLEHSDCAFMVDNEAIYDICRRNLDIERPTYTNLNRLIGQIVSSITASLRFDGALNVDLTEFQTNLVPYPRIHFPLATYAPVISAEKAYHEQLSVAEITNACFEPANQMVKCDPRHGKYMACCMLYRGDVVPKDVNAAIATIKTKRTIQFVDWCPTGFKVGINYQPPTVVPGGDLAKVQRAVCMLSNTTAIAEAWARLDHKFDLMYAKRAFVHWYVGEGMEEGEFSEAREDLAALEKDYEEVGVDSVEAEAEEGEEY, encoded by the exons ATGCCAAGTGACAAAACCATCGGCGGTGGGGATGACTCCTTCAACACGTTCTTCAGCGAGACTGGGGCTGGCAAGCATGTGCCCAGGGCGGTGTTTGTGGACCTGGAGCCCACCGTG ACACGCGTCCCACGCATCCTCTTTGTAGATGAAGTGCGCACGGGGACCTACCGGCAGCTCTTCCACCCGGAGCAGCTGATCACCGGGAAGGAGGACGCAGCCAATAATTACGCCAGAGGCCACTATACCATCGGCAAGGAGATCGTCGACCTGGTCCTGGACCGGATCCGCAAACTG GCGGATCTGTGCACGGGGCTGCAGGGCTTCCTCATCTTCCACAGTTTCGGGGGCGGCACCGGCTCTGGGTTCGCGTCTCTGCTCATGGAGCGGCTGTCGGTGGACTACGGCAAGAAGTCCAAGCTGGAATTTGCCATTTACCCAGCTCCCCAGGTGTCCACGGCCGTGGTGGAGCCCTACAACTCCATCCTGACCACCCACACGACCCTGGAGCATTCCGACTGTGCCTTCATGGTGGACAACGAAGCCATCTACGACATATGTCGGCGCAACCTGGATATCGAGCGGCCCACGTACACCAACCTCAATCGTCTGATCGGGCAGATCGTGTCCTCCATCACGGCCTCCCTGCGATTCGATGGGGCCCTGAACGTGGACTTGACGGAATTCCAGACCAACCTGGTCCCGTACCCCCGCATCCACTTTCCCCTGGCCACGTACGCCCCGGTCATCTCTGCCGAGAAGGCCTACCACGAGCAGCTGTCCGTGGCTGAGATCACCAATGCCTGCTTTGAGCCGGCCAACCAGATGGTCAAGTGTGACCCTCGACATGGCAAGTACATGGCCTGCTGCATGTTGTACAGGGGGGACGTGGTCCCGAAAGATGTCAACGCAGCCATCGCCACCATCAAGACCAAGCGCACCATCCAGTTTGTGGATTGGTGCCCGACTGGATTTAAG GTGGGCATCAACTACCAACCCCCCACTGTCGTCCCCGGGGGTGACCTGGCCAAGGTACAGCGGGCCGTGTGCATGCTGAGCAACACGACCGCCATTGCCGAGGCCTGGGCCCGCCTGGACCATAAGTTTGACCTCATGTACGCAAAGCGAGCCTTTGTGCACTGGTACGTGGGGGAAGGCATGGAGGAAGGGGAGTTCTCTGAGGCCCGGGAGGACCTGGCAGCTCTAGAGAAAGATTATGAAGAGGTGGGTGTGGATTCTGTGGAAGCAGAGGCCGAAGAAGGGGAAGAATACTGA
- the MZT2B gene encoding mitotic-spindle organizing protein 2B isoform X2, translating to MAAAGAGPGPGAPPGLEAALQKLALRRKKVLSAEEMELYELAQAAGGAIDPDVFKILVDLLKLNVAPLAVFQMLKSMCAGQRLAGEAQDPTSVSLPTSNVPETREASFLSAKNCSPPARPSFSSAPRPAASPVLLHGPAATHPPLSPGPPGSLRFSCCLFSPFAGRNKGSAALSGGPALAERGGREGSSQRMPRQPSATRLPKGGGPGKSPTRSST from the exons ATGGCGGCGGCGGGCGCTGGGCCCGGGCCGGGAGCGCCCCCGGGGCTAGAGGCGGCTCTGCAGAAGCTCGCGCTGCGGCGGAAGAAGGTGCTGAGCGCCGAGGAGATGGAACTGTACGAGCTGGCGCAGGCGGCGGGCGGTGCCATCGACCCCGACGTGTTCAA GATCTTGGTGGACCTGCTGAAGCTGAACGTGGCTCCCCTCGCCGTCTTCCAGATGCTCAAATCCATGTGTGCTGGGCAGAGGCTGGCGGGCGAGGCCCAGGATCCTACATCCGTGTCTCTGCCCACATCGAACGTGCCCGAGACCCGAG aggcctcctttctctctgccaagaaCTGTAGTCCCCCTGCAAGGCCCTCCTTTTCCTCGGCCCCGCGGCCTGCGGCCTCTCCGGTTCTGCTCCACGGCCCAGCTGCCACGCACCCGCCTCTCTCTCCAGGGCCCCCCGGTTCCCTCCGGTTCTCTTGCTGCCTGTTCTCTCCTTTCGCAG GGAGAAACAAAGGCAGCGCGGCTCTGAGTGGAGGCCCAGCACTGGCAGAGCGCGGTGGCCGGGAAGGATCCAGCCAAAGGATGCCCCGACAACCCAGTGCCACCAGGCTGCCCAAGGGGGGCGGGCCGGGCAAGAGCCCCACACGGAGCAGCACCTGA
- the MZT2B gene encoding mitotic-spindle organizing protein 2B isoform X1, translated as MAAAGAGPGPGAPPGLEAALQKLALRRKKVLSAEEMELYELAQAAGGAIDPDVFKILVDLLKLNVAPLAVFQMLKSMCAGQRLAGEAQDPTSVSLPTSNVPETRGRNKGSAALSGGPALAERGGREGSSQRMPRQPSATRLPKGGGPGKSPTRSST; from the exons ATGGCGGCGGCGGGCGCTGGGCCCGGGCCGGGAGCGCCCCCGGGGCTAGAGGCGGCTCTGCAGAAGCTCGCGCTGCGGCGGAAGAAGGTGCTGAGCGCCGAGGAGATGGAACTGTACGAGCTGGCGCAGGCGGCGGGCGGTGCCATCGACCCCGACGTGTTCAA GATCTTGGTGGACCTGCTGAAGCTGAACGTGGCTCCCCTCGCCGTCTTCCAGATGCTCAAATCCATGTGTGCTGGGCAGAGGCTGGCGGGCGAGGCCCAGGATCCTACATCCGTGTCTCTGCCCACATCGAACGTGCCCGAGACCCGAG GGAGAAACAAAGGCAGCGCGGCTCTGAGTGGAGGCCCAGCACTGGCAGAGCGCGGTGGCCGGGAAGGATCCAGCCAAAGGATGCCCCGACAACCCAGTGCCACCAGGCTGCCCAAGGGGGGCGGGCCGGGCAAGAGCCCCACACGGAGCAGCACCTGA
- the LOC122903183 gene encoding tubulin alpha-3 chain isoform X1, whose protein sequence is MPSDKTIGGGDDSFNTFFSETGAGKHVPRAVFVDLEPTVVDEVRTGTYRQLFHPEQLITGKEDAANNYARGHYTIGKEIVDLVLDRIRKLADLCTGLQGFLIFHSFGGGTGSGFASLLMERLSVDYGKKSKLEFAIYPAPQVSTAVVEPYNSILTTHTTLEHSDCAFMVDNEAIYDICRRNLDIERPTYTNLNRLIGQIVSSITASLRFDGALNVDLTEFQTNLVPYPRIHFPLATYAPVISAEKAYHEQLSVAEITNACFEPANQMVKCDPRHGKYMACCMLYRGDVVPKDVNAAIATIKTKRTIQFVDWCPTGFKVGINYQPPTVVPGGDLAKVQRAVCMLSNTTAIAEAWARLDHKFDLMYAKRAFVHWYVGEGMEEGEFSEAREDLAALEKDYEEVGVDSVEAEAEEGEEY, encoded by the exons ATGCCAAGTGACAAAACCATCGGCGGTGGGGATGACTCCTTCAACACGTTCTTCAGCGAGACTGGGGCTGGCAAGCATGTGCCCAGGGCGGTGTTTGTGGACCTGGAGCCCACCGTGGTCG ATGAAGTGCGCACGGGGACCTACCGGCAGCTCTTCCACCCGGAGCAGCTGATCACCGGGAAGGAGGACGCAGCCAATAATTACGCCAGAGGCCACTATACCATCGGCAAGGAGATCGTCGACCTGGTCCTGGACCGGATCCGCAAACTG GCGGATCTGTGCACGGGGCTGCAGGGCTTCCTCATCTTCCACAGTTTCGGGGGCGGCACCGGCTCTGGGTTCGCGTCTCTGCTCATGGAGCGGCTGTCGGTGGACTACGGCAAGAAGTCCAAGCTGGAATTTGCCATTTACCCAGCTCCCCAGGTGTCCACGGCCGTGGTGGAGCCCTACAACTCCATCCTGACCACCCACACGACCCTGGAGCATTCCGACTGTGCCTTCATGGTGGACAACGAAGCCATCTACGACATATGTCGGCGCAACCTGGATATCGAGCGGCCCACGTACACCAACCTCAATCGTCTGATCGGGCAGATCGTGTCCTCCATCACGGCCTCCCTGCGATTCGATGGGGCCCTGAACGTGGACTTGACGGAATTCCAGACCAACCTGGTCCCGTACCCCCGCATCCACTTTCCCCTGGCCACGTACGCCCCGGTCATCTCTGCCGAGAAGGCCTACCACGAGCAGCTGTCCGTGGCTGAGATCACCAATGCCTGCTTTGAGCCGGCCAACCAGATGGTCAAGTGTGACCCTCGACATGGCAAGTACATGGCCTGCTGCATGTTGTACAGGGGGGACGTGGTCCCGAAAGATGTCAACGCAGCCATCGCCACCATCAAGACCAAGCGCACCATCCAGTTTGTGGATTGGTGCCCGACTGGATTTAAG GTGGGCATCAACTACCAACCCCCCACTGTCGTCCCCGGGGGTGACCTGGCCAAGGTACAGCGGGCCGTGTGCATGCTGAGCAACACGACCGCCATTGCCGAGGCCTGGGCCCGCCTGGACCATAAGTTTGACCTCATGTACGCAAAGCGAGCCTTTGTGCACTGGTACGTGGGGGAAGGCATGGAGGAAGGGGAGTTCTCTGAGGCCCGGGAGGACCTGGCAGCTCTAGAGAAAGATTATGAAGAGGTGGGTGTGGATTCTGTGGAAGCAGAGGCCGAAGAAGGGGAAGAATACTGA